In Rhizobium sp. N324, a single genomic region encodes these proteins:
- a CDS encoding NAD-dependent epimerase/dehydratase family protein, translating into MARILITGAHGFIGRYLAKSLALAGNSVFGLGHGTWSPLHAQRWGLVSWHNGEVDIPNLRLIQQQFGTVDIVYHLAGGSSVGAAIANPREDFHRTVSSSIELLEWMRLEAPKSSLVAVSSAAVYGAGHTGQIAETAKPNPFSPYGHHKHIMESLCISYCESYELKVVIGRLFSVYGEGLRKQLLWDVCSQLEVHPERLLLGGSGNELRDWTAVTDVARALSLIHTEASPSPKVINIGTGRGTNVRAIVEGIAQAWAVDTNLEARIEFSGKARAGDPQSLIAQSEQLAALGFEWQKDLMEGLSDYVRWFRSESGVRS; encoded by the coding sequence ATGGCTCGTATATTAATCACAGGCGCTCACGGATTTATCGGAAGATATCTGGCAAAGTCGCTTGCACTTGCCGGGAATTCCGTATTCGGCCTTGGGCACGGTACCTGGTCACCGCTTCACGCCCAGCGCTGGGGGCTAGTCTCTTGGCATAACGGCGAGGTCGATATCCCCAATCTTCGGTTGATTCAACAGCAGTTTGGGACGGTGGACATTGTGTACCATCTTGCGGGGGGCTCGTCGGTCGGAGCAGCAATCGCAAATCCTCGCGAAGATTTCCACCGCACGGTCAGCTCGAGCATTGAACTCCTTGAATGGATGAGACTGGAGGCCCCTAAAAGCAGCTTAGTGGCGGTTTCTAGCGCTGCTGTTTACGGGGCAGGGCACACAGGTCAGATAGCTGAAACGGCGAAACCCAATCCCTTCTCTCCCTACGGTCATCACAAGCATATAATGGAATCTCTCTGCATCTCCTATTGCGAGAGTTACGAGTTAAAGGTCGTGATCGGTCGGCTGTTTTCAGTTTATGGGGAGGGATTACGCAAGCAATTGCTCTGGGACGTTTGCTCCCAGCTCGAGGTTCACCCTGAGCGACTCCTTCTCGGTGGCAGTGGCAACGAGCTTAGAGACTGGACGGCGGTGACCGACGTCGCGCGCGCTCTGTCGCTGATCCACACCGAGGCGAGCCCCTCGCCAAAAGTTATCAATATCGGCACCGGCCGCGGCACCAATGTTCGCGCGATCGTTGAAGGTATTGCCCAAGCATGGGCGGTCGATACCAATTTGGAAGCCAGGATTGAATTTTCGGGTAAAGCACGAGCTGGCGACCCTCAAAGCCTGATAGCCCAATCCGAGCAGCTCGCAGCCCTCGGGTTCGAGTGGCAAAAGGATTTGATGGAAGGCCTCTCAGACTATGTCAGGTGGTTTCGATCGGAATCCGGTGTGAGATCATGA
- a CDS encoding polysaccharide biosynthesis protein: MPENSPSETSRSGWLLVPMQALVAPLLAMPRVAKRALALLVDSSFCVLTIWLAYCFRLNEWTVLTGVQWLPVFVSLCMALPIFIVMGMYRAIFRYANLAAFITVLKAIAIYGFAFMTIFTALSVPGVPRTVGILQPFLLLIGIGLSRLGIRYWLGDAYQRILHQNMLAKVLIYGAGKAGRQLAAALTNSAELNVVGYLDDDPRLKGGVMGGLPIYDPSDLPVLVEALGVHNVLLALPSASRQRRNEILEHIRKARVNVRTLPDLTALAQGRIAVSDIRELEIEDLLGREAVAPRQELLDKAMRNKVVMVTGAGGSIGGELCRQILRNAPSSLILLDQNEFALYNIDAELRKLAELYEHENLQIVPILCSVRDQDRMEHIIQSWRPQTLYHAAAYKHVPLVEHNAVEGIKNNVMGTLVAARAAHKYGVSNFVLISTDKAVRPTNVMGASKRLAEMVLQALAAESTTDRLRTNFSMVRFGNVLGSSGSVVPLFRQQIREGGPVTLTHREITRYFMTISEASQLVIQAGAMGEGGDVFLLDMGEPVRIADLARKMVELSGLTVRDENSPEGDIELSVTGLRPGEKLYEELLIGDNPETTEHPRIMKAREDFLSWPELMKKLNALTAALDRNDMIAARATLAELVSGYSSTGEVSDLALVGVETNTAA, translated from the coding sequence ATGCCTGAAAATTCTCCCTCTGAGACATCGCGCTCCGGATGGTTGTTGGTGCCGATGCAAGCGCTGGTCGCCCCTTTGCTGGCGATGCCGCGGGTTGCAAAACGCGCTCTGGCTTTACTGGTGGATTCCAGCTTTTGTGTTCTGACCATCTGGCTGGCCTATTGCTTCCGGCTCAACGAATGGACGGTGCTGACCGGCGTGCAGTGGTTGCCGGTGTTCGTTTCGCTGTGCATGGCACTTCCCATCTTCATCGTCATGGGCATGTATCGGGCGATCTTCCGTTATGCCAATCTGGCTGCGTTCATCACTGTGTTAAAGGCGATTGCGATCTACGGCTTCGCCTTCATGACGATATTTACGGCTCTCAGCGTGCCCGGTGTCCCGAGAACCGTCGGCATTCTCCAGCCGTTCCTGCTGTTGATCGGGATCGGGCTGTCGCGGCTGGGTATCCGCTATTGGCTCGGGGATGCCTACCAGCGGATCCTTCACCAGAATATGCTCGCGAAGGTGCTGATCTACGGGGCGGGCAAGGCCGGGCGGCAATTGGCGGCTGCCCTGACGAACAGCGCCGAACTCAACGTCGTCGGCTATCTGGATGACGATCCGCGTCTCAAGGGCGGCGTCATGGGCGGCTTGCCGATCTATGACCCGTCGGATCTTCCGGTGCTTGTCGAAGCCCTTGGCGTGCACAATGTGCTTCTTGCGCTGCCATCTGCCTCCCGGCAGCGGCGCAACGAAATCCTGGAGCATATCCGCAAGGCCAGGGTGAATGTGCGCACATTGCCGGATCTCACGGCGCTTGCTCAGGGGCGGATCGCCGTTTCCGACATTCGTGAGCTGGAGATCGAAGATCTGCTGGGACGGGAAGCGGTCGCGCCGCGCCAGGAGCTGCTCGACAAGGCGATGCGCAACAAGGTGGTGATGGTCACCGGCGCCGGCGGCTCGATCGGCGGCGAGTTATGCCGTCAGATTTTGCGCAACGCGCCTTCCAGCCTGATCCTCCTCGATCAGAACGAGTTTGCGCTTTATAATATCGATGCCGAATTGCGGAAGCTGGCCGAACTCTACGAGCATGAAAATCTGCAGATCGTTCCAATCCTCTGTTCCGTCCGCGATCAGGATCGCATGGAGCATATCATCCAGAGCTGGCGACCGCAGACGCTTTATCATGCCGCCGCCTACAAACATGTGCCGCTTGTCGAACACAATGCCGTCGAAGGCATCAAGAACAACGTCATGGGGACGCTTGTCGCGGCCCGCGCGGCGCATAAATACGGCGTCTCGAATTTCGTGCTGATCAGCACGGATAAGGCCGTGCGTCCGACAAATGTGATGGGTGCCAGCAAGAGGCTGGCGGAGATGGTTCTGCAGGCGCTCGCAGCAGAATCGACGACCGACAGACTGCGGACGAATTTTTCCATGGTCCGCTTCGGAAACGTCCTCGGCTCCTCCGGATCCGTCGTGCCGCTGTTCCGGCAGCAGATCAGGGAAGGCGGCCCCGTTACGCTGACGCATCGTGAGATCACCCGCTATTTCATGACCATTTCGGAAGCCTCGCAGCTGGTCATCCAGGCCGGCGCGATGGGTGAGGGCGGCGATGTTTTCCTGCTCGATATGGGAGAACCCGTTCGCATTGCCGATCTCGCCCGCAAGATGGTGGAGCTGTCCGGATTGACCGTGCGCGACGAGAACAGTCCCGAAGGGGATATCGAGCTTTCCGTGACCGGTCTCAGGCCCGGCGAGAAGCTCTATGAAGAGCTGCTGATCGGCGATAATCCTGAGACAACCGAACATCCCCGGATCATGAAGGCGCGTGAGGATTTCCTGTCCTGGCCGGAGCTTATGAAAAAGCTCAACGCGCTCACTGCGGCATTGGATCGCAACGATATGATCGCTGCCCGTGCAACATTGGCTGAGCTCGTTTCCGGCTATTCGTCAACGGGCGAGGTCTCGGATCTGGCTTTGGTCGGCGTCGAAACCAATACGGCGGCGTGA
- the fcl gene encoding GDP-L-fucose synthase — protein MYDLSNKKIWVAGHRGMVGSALVRRLQSEDCNVITATRREVDLKRQDEVEKFVEANRPDAIILAAAKVGGILANDSYPADFIYDNLIIEANIFEAAHRGEVDRLLFLGSSCIYPKLAPQPIPEEALLTGALEPTNEWYAIAKIAGIKLAEAYRKQYGRDYISAMPTNLYGPGDNFDLNSSHVLPALIRKAHAAKLRKDPHMVVWGTGTPRREFLHVDDCADALVFLLKTYSGAQHVNVGSGTDLEIIELTRLVCRVVGYEGEIIHDLSKPDGTPRKLMSNQKLQDMGWKPRISLEDGIASTYAWFLDFENTSDPAV, from the coding sequence GTGTACGACTTGTCCAACAAGAAGATCTGGGTTGCCGGCCATCGCGGTATGGTCGGCAGTGCTCTTGTGCGCCGGCTCCAATCCGAAGATTGCAACGTCATCACGGCCACGCGCCGTGAGGTCGATTTGAAGCGGCAGGACGAGGTTGAGAAATTTGTTGAAGCAAACCGACCCGACGCGATCATTCTAGCGGCTGCCAAGGTTGGCGGTATCCTCGCCAATGACAGCTATCCGGCAGACTTTATTTATGACAATCTGATCATTGAAGCGAACATCTTCGAAGCCGCCCATCGGGGCGAAGTGGACCGGCTGCTGTTCCTGGGATCAAGCTGCATTTACCCCAAGCTCGCTCCACAGCCGATCCCCGAAGAGGCTCTATTGACCGGTGCGCTCGAGCCGACCAACGAATGGTACGCGATCGCCAAGATCGCCGGCATCAAGCTCGCGGAAGCCTATCGTAAGCAATACGGCCGCGATTATATTTCGGCCATGCCGACCAATCTTTATGGCCCGGGCGACAATTTCGACCTGAACTCCAGCCATGTGCTGCCTGCGCTCATCCGCAAAGCGCATGCTGCGAAACTTCGAAAAGACCCGCATATGGTGGTCTGGGGCACGGGAACCCCGCGCCGGGAGTTTCTTCACGTCGACGACTGCGCCGACGCTCTGGTGTTTCTTCTCAAGACATATTCGGGCGCGCAGCACGTCAATGTCGGCTCGGGAACAGATCTCGAAATTATCGAATTGACGCGTTTGGTCTGCCGCGTTGTCGGCTACGAGGGTGAGATCATTCACGATCTTTCCAAGCCCGATGGCACGCCACGCAAGCTGATGAGCAATCAGAAACTGCAGGACATGGGCTGGAAGCCGCGCATCTCGCTTGAGGATGGCATTGCATCCACTTATGCATGGTTTCTGGATTTCGAAAATACATCTGACCCAGCGGTCTGA
- the gmd gene encoding GDP-mannose 4,6-dehydratase — protein MTKTALITGVTGQDGAYLSELLLSKGYTVHGIKRRSSSFNTGRIEHIYQDPHETHPRFILHYGDMIDSTNLLRIVQQTQPDEIYNLAAQSHVGVSFETPEYTADADGIGTLRLLEAIRILGLQEKTRFYQASTSELYGLVQEVPQSEKTPFYPRSPYAAAKLYAYWIVVNYREAYGMHASNGILFNHESPLRGETFVTRKITMAVAAIHLGRQDKLFLGNLDAQRDWGHAREYVEGMWRMLQQDKPDDYVLATGETTSVRQFVEWAFADVGIALEWKGSGVDEKGYDAASGACLVEVDPRYFRPTEVDLLLGDPTKARQKLGWQHKTPVRELAAEMVREDVKHWKALNSRKEI, from the coding sequence ATGACGAAAACCGCGCTTATTACTGGGGTGACTGGTCAGGATGGTGCCTACCTGTCCGAATTGCTTCTGAGCAAAGGCTATACGGTGCACGGTATCAAGCGGCGGTCGTCGTCTTTCAATACCGGCCGCATCGAACATATCTATCAGGATCCGCATGAGACACATCCTCGCTTCATTCTTCATTATGGCGATATGATCGACTCGACGAACCTGCTGCGGATCGTGCAGCAGACGCAGCCCGATGAAATCTACAATCTCGCGGCACAAAGCCATGTGGGTGTGAGCTTCGAAACCCCTGAATATACGGCGGATGCCGATGGTATCGGGACGTTGCGGCTGCTCGAAGCGATCCGTATCCTGGGGCTCCAGGAAAAGACCCGGTTCTACCAGGCATCGACCTCGGAACTCTACGGTCTTGTGCAGGAAGTGCCGCAGAGCGAAAAAACGCCGTTTTATCCGCGTTCTCCTTATGCGGCAGCCAAGCTCTATGCCTATTGGATCGTGGTGAATTATCGCGAGGCCTATGGCATGCACGCATCCAACGGCATTCTTTTCAATCACGAAAGCCCGCTTCGCGGCGAAACCTTCGTCACGCGCAAGATCACGATGGCAGTGGCTGCCATCCATCTGGGTCGGCAGGACAAGCTTTTCCTCGGCAATCTTGACGCCCAGCGTGACTGGGGCCACGCGCGTGAATATGTCGAGGGCATGTGGCGCATGCTGCAGCAGGACAAGCCGGATGACTACGTATTGGCGACCGGCGAGACGACGAGTGTCCGCCAGTTTGTCGAGTGGGCCTTTGCCGACGTGGGCATTGCTTTGGAATGGAAGGGGTCCGGCGTCGACGAAAAGGGTTATGACGCCGCGTCCGGAGCCTGCCTTGTGGAAGTCGATCCTCGATACTTCCGCCCGACGGAAGTCGATCTTTTGCTTGGTGATCCGACCAAGGCTCGCCAGAAGTTGGGCTGGCAGCACAAGACCCCGGTTCGCGAGCTCGCCGCCGAGATGGTGCGCGAGGATGTCAAGCACTGGAAGGCTCTAAACAGCCGGAAAGAGATCTGA
- a CDS encoding Ppx/GppA phosphatase family protein: MEDPEGGAKPQFDGASAAGRKDGKKSRRRKGKRGGQSRNAAHPASHELSGNAGQSARPMEDAAGNPARKRKRRRRGGQGAAQDASLHPHVTEQTQAAGSAARAEGDSTPNRRNRRKHRGKRGLQGRPLTAAKPSPPQQERRAEETVQRAEPREAQNSANAGRRARQDGHINSGYQGDRQAGEHAWPDELYAALDLGTNNCRLLIAQPTRPGQFRVVDAFSRIVRLGEGLAASGRLSDEAMERAIEALRICASKLRNREIRRMRLIATEACRQAVNGEEFLARVVAETGLALEIIDRETEARLAVSGCSSLVGRDTRSVVLFDIGGGSSEIAVIRIGDNRYSRLANHITHWTSLPVGVVTLSERHGGRDVTPEAFEGMVREVGGMLEGFDCPEIEVAQTGDFHLIGTSGTVTTLAGVHLDLPRYDRRKVDGIWLSDDEVSAMQAKLLSWNFESRAANPCIGPDRADLVLAGCAILEAIRRRWPSPRMRVADRGLREGLLTDMMADDGVWRRNRNRRGQRARSG, encoded by the coding sequence GTGGAAGACCCCGAAGGCGGCGCAAAGCCGCAATTTGACGGGGCGTCGGCGGCAGGGCGCAAGGACGGCAAGAAGTCCAGGCGCCGCAAGGGCAAGCGTGGCGGGCAATCCCGCAACGCGGCTCATCCCGCTTCGCATGAGCTTTCCGGCAATGCCGGGCAGTCTGCGCGCCCGATGGAAGATGCGGCCGGAAATCCGGCCCGCAAGCGAAAGCGTCGCCGTCGTGGCGGCCAAGGCGCTGCGCAGGACGCTTCCCTTCATCCGCATGTTACGGAGCAGACCCAGGCGGCGGGCAGTGCGGCTCGGGCCGAGGGCGATTCCACGCCGAACCGACGCAACCGCCGCAAACACCGCGGCAAGCGCGGTCTTCAGGGCCGGCCGCTGACGGCGGCAAAACCTTCCCCGCCGCAGCAGGAACGCCGCGCCGAAGAGACGGTACAGCGCGCCGAGCCGCGGGAGGCGCAGAACAGCGCCAATGCCGGCCGCAGGGCGCGCCAGGATGGCCATATCAATTCCGGTTATCAGGGCGATCGCCAGGCCGGCGAACATGCATGGCCGGACGAACTCTATGCCGCTCTCGACCTCGGCACCAACAATTGCCGTCTCCTCATCGCCCAGCCGACCCGCCCGGGTCAGTTCCGGGTGGTTGACGCCTTTTCCCGCATCGTGCGCCTTGGCGAAGGGCTGGCGGCCAGCGGCCGATTGTCCGACGAGGCGATGGAGCGGGCGATCGAAGCGCTGAGGATCTGCGCCTCCAAGCTCAGAAACCGCGAGATCCGCCGCATGCGGCTGATCGCCACCGAGGCCTGCCGCCAGGCGGTCAATGGCGAGGAGTTTCTCGCCCGCGTCGTTGCCGAAACCGGCCTGGCGCTCGAAATCATCGATCGCGAGACCGAAGCCCGGCTTGCCGTCTCCGGCTGCTCTTCGCTCGTCGGGCGTGACACCCGTTCCGTCGTGCTCTTCGATATCGGCGGTGGCTCGTCGGAGATCGCCGTCATCCGCATCGGCGACAATCGTTACAGTCGCCTCGCCAATCACATCACCCACTGGACCTCGCTGCCGGTCGGCGTCGTGACGCTGTCGGAACGTCATGGCGGGCGCGACGTCACGCCTGAAGCTTTCGAAGGCATGGTGCGCGAAGTCGGCGGCATGCTCGAAGGCTTCGACTGCCCGGAGATCGAGGTCGCTCAGACCGGCGATTTCCACCTGATCGGCACATCGGGCACGGTGACCACGCTTGCCGGCGTGCATCTCGATCTGCCGCGTTATGACCGGCGCAAGGTCGACGGCATCTGGCTGTCCGACGACGAGGTCTCCGCCATGCAGGCAAAACTGCTCTCGTGGAATTTCGAAAGCCGCGCCGCCAATCCCTGCATCGGGCCGGATCGGGCCGATCTGGTGCTCGCCGGCTGCGCCATCCTCGAGGCGATCCGCCGCCGCTGGCCGAGCCCGCGCATGCGGGTCGCCGATCGCGGTTTGAGGGAAGGACTGCTCACCGACATGATGGCCGATGACGGCGTGTGGCGGCGCAACCGCAACCGCCGCGGCCAGCGGGCTAGATCCGGATGA
- a CDS encoding glycosyltransferase, whose amino-acid sequence MTRIAFTMIGGKDWTGGYNYLINLARLLSADQSRALTPVMFFGTDVDEEDITPFAALNCVEVVRSPLFNRSRSFRSLLTGLVTGADWRVRKLFRTHQIDVVFEVAQFFGFNLGIPAIAWIPDFQHRFLPHLFSKLGYWKRDIGFRIQVLGKREIMLSSEDSRVSCEVFYPSSRGRTHVVRFAVPPKVVIVPAAARALADKYGLPERYIFLPNQFWQHKNHLLVVEALTILRGRGQDVTVVACGSQSDPRDPSYFPRVKAAIDSSGLSSNFILLGLIPYGDLAPLATASMALLNPSLFEGWSTTVEEALSWGVPLILSDLDVNREQAGEVAVFFDRHDAQALADALASANLSSPDILFERAAKAQAIANERVNRFITDFHALVQRAATKRR is encoded by the coding sequence ATGACCCGTATTGCCTTTACGATGATCGGCGGGAAAGACTGGACCGGCGGTTATAACTATCTGATAAATCTCGCCAGGCTGCTGTCGGCTGATCAGAGCAGAGCTCTTACGCCCGTTATGTTCTTTGGAACCGACGTCGATGAAGAAGATATAACTCCATTTGCGGCTCTCAATTGCGTTGAGGTGGTCCGTAGCCCGCTCTTTAACAGATCCAGGAGCTTTAGATCTCTGCTCACCGGTCTTGTCACCGGCGCCGACTGGCGTGTGCGTAAGCTGTTTAGAACTCACCAGATAGATGTCGTATTTGAGGTGGCACAATTTTTTGGTTTCAATCTCGGCATCCCCGCTATTGCCTGGATCCCAGATTTCCAGCACCGCTTCCTCCCCCATCTCTTCAGTAAGCTTGGCTACTGGAAACGCGATATAGGGTTTAGAATTCAGGTCCTGGGAAAACGCGAGATCATGTTGAGCAGCGAAGACTCGCGCGTCTCGTGCGAAGTTTTCTATCCGTCCTCCCGGGGGCGCACACACGTGGTCAGGTTTGCGGTGCCGCCGAAGGTCGTGATTGTTCCTGCGGCTGCTCGTGCTCTTGCCGACAAATATGGACTGCCTGAGCGGTATATCTTCCTTCCCAACCAGTTCTGGCAGCACAAGAACCATCTTCTTGTCGTGGAGGCATTGACGATCCTCCGTGGCCGCGGTCAAGACGTTACTGTCGTAGCATGTGGCAGCCAGTCTGATCCGCGCGACCCCTCTTATTTTCCGCGTGTGAAGGCTGCTATCGACAGTTCCGGTCTCTCCTCAAACTTCATTCTTCTCGGTCTTATCCCGTATGGCGATCTTGCTCCACTCGCAACCGCTAGTATGGCCTTGCTGAATCCATCTCTCTTCGAAGGATGGAGCACGACAGTCGAAGAGGCCCTGTCGTGGGGCGTGCCGTTGATTTTGTCGGATTTGGACGTCAACAGGGAACAGGCGGGCGAAGTGGCCGTATTTTTCGATCGCCATGACGCGCAGGCGCTTGCAGACGCACTTGCTTCGGCAAATCTGTCTTCGCCGGATATTCTGTTCGAGCGGGCGGCGAAGGCACAGGCCATCGCTAATGAACGCGTCAACCGCTTCATCACTGATTTCCATGCGCTTGTTCAACGGGCTGCCACCAAACGCCGGTAG
- a CDS encoding RlmE family RNA methyltransferase has product MTKAPIAGNRTGRKLGQRVKNKKMKASSRQWLQRHINDPYVQRAQLEGYRARAAFKLLEIDEKHHILRGAKRIIDLGAAPGSWSQIAAKVTGSTDEDIRVAAIDFLEMAQLPGVKILQLDFLDPSAPEMLLEAVGGTPDLVISDMAALTTGHHRTDHLRTMHLCEVAAQFAVEVLGEGGHFLTKTFQGGTERELLAMLKQNFRQVVHVKPNASRAESVEMFLLAKGFKGRKAEGDAENA; this is encoded by the coding sequence ATGACCAAGGCACCGATCGCGGGAAACCGCACCGGCCGCAAGCTCGGCCAGCGCGTCAAGAACAAGAAGATGAAGGCCTCTTCCCGGCAATGGCTGCAGCGCCACATCAACGATCCCTATGTGCAGCGCGCCCAGCTCGAGGGCTATCGCGCCCGCGCCGCCTTCAAGCTTTTGGAGATCGACGAGAAGCACCATATCCTGCGCGGCGCCAAGCGCATCATCGATCTCGGTGCTGCCCCCGGCAGCTGGTCGCAGATCGCCGCCAAGGTCACCGGCTCGACGGATGAGGATATCCGTGTGGCCGCCATCGATTTTCTCGAAATGGCCCAACTGCCCGGCGTCAAGATCCTGCAGCTCGATTTCCTCGATCCCAGTGCGCCGGAAATGCTGCTGGAGGCCGTCGGCGGCACGCCCGATCTCGTCATTTCCGATATGGCGGCACTCACCACCGGCCACCACCGCACCGACCATTTGCGCACCATGCATCTCTGTGAAGTCGCGGCCCAATTCGCGGTCGAGGTGCTGGGGGAGGGCGGGCATTTCCTCACCAAGACCTTCCAGGGCGGCACCGAGCGTGAGCTGCTCGCCATGCTGAAGCAGAACTTCCGCCAGGTCGTCCATGTCAAGCCGAACGCCTCGCGCGCCGAATCGGTCGAGATGTTCCTGCTGGCCAAGGGGTTCAAGGGGCGCAAGGCCGAAGGTGACGCTGAGAACGCTTGA
- a CDS encoding glycosyltransferase family 2 protein gives MREPKISIITVVFNNEATIADTIESVRAQNYPNMEYIVVDGLSKDRTLDRINERREVITRLVSEEDFGIYDAMNKGISLATGDVIGFINGDDFYMPGALAKVAEAFRDPALEACYGDLCYVRQDDTSTIVRDWRSSPFVPRAFEKGWCPPHPTFFVRREVYKRLGSFDLCYRIAADVELMMRFLERHRIKSKYLPGIMVKMRMGGTTNRSWKNILQQNKEVLLALETHGLKASPVHFFSRKLVSRGMQVLRAALLKVR, from the coding sequence ATGCGCGAACCGAAAATTTCAATCATCACCGTTGTCTTCAACAACGAAGCCACGATCGCTGATACGATCGAATCCGTTCGCGCTCAAAACTATCCAAATATGGAGTATATCGTCGTCGACGGACTCTCAAAGGACCGCACGCTTGATCGGATCAACGAACGCCGCGAGGTTATCACGCGCCTAGTTTCCGAAGAGGACTTCGGCATCTATGATGCCATGAACAAAGGAATAAGTCTTGCGACCGGCGATGTTATCGGCTTCATCAATGGCGACGACTTTTACATGCCGGGCGCTCTGGCAAAGGTCGCGGAGGCGTTCCGGGATCCGGCCTTGGAAGCATGTTACGGGGATCTCTGCTATGTTCGGCAAGATGATACCTCAACGATCGTGCGCGACTGGCGCTCTTCGCCTTTTGTACCTCGGGCTTTCGAAAAGGGCTGGTGCCCGCCTCATCCAACCTTCTTTGTTCGGCGCGAGGTCTACAAGCGCCTTGGGTCATTTGACCTCTGTTATAGGATTGCTGCTGATGTAGAATTAATGATGCGCTTTCTAGAACGCCACCGTATCAAGTCGAAATACCTGCCCGGTATTATGGTGAAGATGCGAATGGGCGGCACCACAAATCGCAGCTGGAAGAATATCCTGCAGCAAAACAAAGAAGTTCTACTTGCGCTTGAAACTCACGGGTTGAAAGCCAGCCCAGTACATTTCTTCTCCAGGAAGCTTGTATCGCGGGGCATGCAGGTACTTCGTGCGGCCTTGCTCAAGGTGCGCTAA
- a CDS encoding VOC family protein produces MLLYVTLGTNDLYRAGHFYDAVLPLLGYRRQHYSEEEIGYSAESDTRCRFWVVTPFNRRRAAAGNGTMVAFAADTRAAVDAFHAAAIAAGAVDEGGPGLRSYHAHFYAAYVRDLDGNKLSAVCENPE; encoded by the coding sequence ATGCTTCTCTACGTCACGCTCGGAACCAATGATCTGTATCGCGCAGGGCATTTTTATGATGCCGTGCTGCCTCTGCTCGGCTATCGCCGTCAGCATTATTCGGAGGAGGAAATCGGCTATTCCGCCGAGAGCGATACGCGCTGCCGCTTCTGGGTGGTGACGCCGTTCAATCGCCGCCGGGCGGCTGCCGGCAACGGCACCATGGTAGCGTTTGCGGCCGACACGCGGGCCGCCGTCGATGCCTTCCACGCGGCTGCGATCGCGGCAGGTGCGGTCGATGAAGGCGGGCCGGGCCTGCGCTCCTACCACGCCCATTTCTATGCCGCTTATGTGAGGGATCTCGACGGCAACAAGCTCTCTGCCGTCTGCGAAAACCCCGAATAG